A genomic segment from Polyangium mundeleinium encodes:
- a CDS encoding amidase codes for MKNSQWMVGATLLGASLVGACAGGTAKGGAGAADVSRIAHANATTSLDIVELSAADARDRMAKGTLTARELTQAYLDRIARIDDAGPRLDAIIELNPRALSDAAALDAERRAGKLRGPLHGIPVLIKDNIDVAGMVNSAGSLALADHRPQEDAFLVARLRAAGAVILGKTNLSEWANFRSTRATSGWSSRGGQTKNPYVLDRNPCGSSSGTGAAIAASLGAIGVGTETDGSILCPSAVHALVGLKPTVGLVSRSGIIPISISQDTAGPMARTVTDAAILLGALAAVDPADPAAPKEGTLPSDYTLFLKPGALRGKRFGVLRQAMGYHPDVDAAAEASMATLRAQGAELVDVEMDTYDRWNEPEFTIMLYEFKDGLNTYLRQSGAPHASLEALIAWNNAHADAVMPFFGQELFEKAQALGPLTDAAYLDARETARRLAGKEGLLAVLDGERLDAVVAPSMAPAWLTDHVLGDHFVRASHGVAAVAGTPSITVPMGESHGLPLGFVFMGRAYAEGELLGMAFAFEQATKARRAPAFVRTLRR; via the coding sequence ATCGAGAATCGCCCACGCGAACGCCACGACCTCCCTCGACATCGTCGAGCTCAGCGCCGCGGACGCGCGTGATCGCATGGCCAAGGGCACGCTTACCGCGCGGGAGCTCACCCAGGCGTACCTCGATCGAATCGCGCGCATCGACGACGCCGGCCCTCGGCTCGACGCGATCATCGAGCTGAACCCGCGCGCGCTCTCGGACGCCGCGGCGCTCGATGCGGAGCGCAGGGCCGGGAAGCTGCGCGGACCGCTGCACGGCATTCCCGTGCTCATCAAGGACAATATCGACGTCGCCGGGATGGTGAATTCGGCCGGGTCGCTCGCGCTCGCCGACCATCGGCCCCAAGAGGACGCTTTCCTCGTCGCGCGCCTTCGCGCGGCGGGCGCCGTGATCCTCGGAAAAACCAACCTCAGCGAGTGGGCGAATTTCCGGTCGACCCGCGCGACCTCCGGGTGGAGCTCACGCGGGGGCCAGACGAAAAATCCGTACGTGCTCGATCGCAATCCGTGTGGATCGAGCTCGGGAACCGGCGCGGCCATTGCCGCGAGCCTCGGCGCGATCGGGGTTGGCACCGAGACCGACGGCAGCATCCTTTGCCCTTCGGCCGTCCATGCCCTCGTGGGGCTCAAGCCCACGGTAGGGTTGGTCAGCCGCAGCGGCATCATTCCGATCTCGATCTCGCAGGACACCGCAGGGCCGATGGCCCGCACCGTCACCGACGCGGCGATCTTGCTCGGCGCCCTCGCCGCCGTTGATCCGGCCGATCCGGCCGCGCCGAAGGAAGGCACGCTCCCGAGCGATTACACGCTTTTTTTGAAGCCGGGCGCGCTCCGCGGCAAACGGTTCGGCGTGCTCCGGCAGGCCATGGGATACCATCCGGATGTCGATGCGGCCGCGGAGGCGTCGATGGCGACGTTGCGGGCGCAGGGCGCGGAGCTGGTCGACGTCGAGATGGACACGTACGACCGCTGGAACGAACCCGAGTTCACGATCATGTTGTACGAATTCAAGGACGGCCTGAATACGTACCTCCGCCAGAGCGGCGCGCCGCACGCGTCGCTGGAGGCCCTGATTGCGTGGAACAACGCGCACGCCGACGCCGTGATGCCGTTCTTCGGCCAGGAGCTCTTCGAGAAGGCGCAGGCGCTCGGGCCGCTCACGGATGCGGCGTATCTCGACGCGCGCGAGACCGCGCGGCGCCTCGCTGGGAAAGAGGGCCTGCTCGCGGTCCTCGACGGTGAAAGGCTCGACGCCGTCGTCGCGCCGAGCATGGCCCCGGCGTGGCTCACGGACCACGTCCTCGGGGATCATTTCGTGCGCGCGAGTCATGGGGTCGCGGCGGTCGCCGGCACGCCGAGCATCACGGTGCCGATGGGCGAAAGCCACGGCCTCCCGCTCGGCTTCGTATTCATGGGCCGCGCGTATGCCGAGGGAGAGCTCCTCGGAATGGCTTTCGCATTCGAGCAGGCCACGAAGGCACGACGGGCGCCGGCGTTCGTGCGGACGCTGCGGCGCTGA
- a CDS encoding family 2 encapsulin nanocompartment cargo protein terpene cyclase, with the protein MQPFTLPDFYMPYPARINPHLEGARAHTKAWSYEMGILEKNPQGKPIWEESDLDAHDYALLCAYTHPDAPASELDLITDWYVWVFFFDDHFLEIYKRTKDMRGAKAYLDRLPLFMPVVPTGTPPEPTNVVERALADLWARTVPLTSVDWRKRFLEATKNLLLECMWELANIQENRVANPVEYIEMRRKVGGAPWSAGLVEIAVGAEVPAAVAATRPLEVLRDTFSDGVHLRNDLFSYQREVEDEGENANCVLVLERFLGVPTQKAADLTNEILTSRLQQFENTALVEVPALCVEYGLTPAQALDVAKYVKGLQDWQSGGHEWHMRSSRYMNENADKSASVPDFLGAPTGLGTSAFRIRLTPGALGLQRIKTLTHTPFRPVGRMPLPKIHMPFKLRLSPHLPASRRNTVEWARKFGMLDVVPGVFGSGVWDERRLIGFDFPICAAGIHPDATPHELDLSSGWLTWGTYGDDYFPLVFGATRDMAGAKRFVARLSLFMPLDCTGAPVPENPIESSLLDLWIRTATPMSMNARKTLRRSIETMTESWLWELLNQAQNRIPDPVDYVEMRRKTFGADLTMGLSKLTLGDVVPAEVFRTRTMRSLDNTTADVGGWINDLYSYRKEIEFEGELSNLVLVVERFLECDALHAKEVVNDLLTARIVEFEHIVATELPRILDEFNLEKEAREAVLGYVEKQRLYMAGVLNWHVVTSRYVDAELERHPIERAIEGARGFGASAARISSFFGAGKAGAVAPAAKADLSMGTARSVPVKHGRS; encoded by the coding sequence ATGCAACCTTTTACGCTGCCCGACTTCTACATGCCGTATCCGGCGCGCATCAATCCGCACCTCGAAGGTGCACGCGCGCACACCAAGGCCTGGTCCTACGAGATGGGCATCCTGGAGAAAAACCCCCAGGGAAAGCCTATCTGGGAGGAGAGCGACCTCGACGCGCACGACTACGCGCTGCTCTGTGCGTACACCCATCCCGATGCGCCCGCGTCCGAGCTCGACCTGATCACGGATTGGTATGTCTGGGTGTTCTTCTTCGACGACCATTTCCTCGAGATCTACAAGCGCACCAAGGACATGCGCGGCGCGAAGGCGTACCTCGATCGCCTGCCGCTCTTCATGCCCGTGGTGCCCACGGGCACGCCTCCGGAGCCGACGAACGTGGTCGAGCGCGCGCTCGCGGATCTGTGGGCGCGGACCGTCCCGCTCACCTCGGTCGACTGGCGCAAGCGTTTCCTCGAAGCGACCAAGAACCTGCTCCTCGAGTGCATGTGGGAGCTCGCCAATATCCAGGAGAACCGCGTCGCGAACCCGGTCGAGTACATCGAAATGCGCCGCAAGGTCGGCGGCGCGCCCTGGTCCGCGGGCCTCGTCGAGATCGCCGTCGGCGCCGAGGTCCCGGCCGCCGTCGCCGCGACGCGCCCCCTCGAGGTCCTGCGCGACACGTTCTCGGACGGCGTCCACCTGCGAAATGACCTCTTCTCGTACCAGCGCGAGGTCGAGGACGAAGGGGAGAACGCGAACTGCGTGCTCGTCCTCGAGCGTTTCCTCGGCGTCCCCACGCAAAAAGCGGCCGATTTGACGAACGAGATCCTGACGTCGCGGCTCCAGCAATTCGAGAACACGGCGCTCGTCGAGGTGCCGGCGCTCTGCGTGGAGTACGGGCTGACGCCGGCGCAAGCCCTCGACGTCGCCAAGTACGTCAAGGGCCTGCAGGACTGGCAATCCGGCGGCCACGAATGGCACATGCGGTCGAGCCGCTACATGAACGAAAACGCGGACAAATCCGCGTCGGTGCCCGATTTCCTCGGCGCGCCGACGGGGCTTGGCACCTCCGCGTTCCGGATCAGGCTCACGCCCGGCGCCCTGGGTTTGCAGCGGATCAAGACCCTCACGCACACCCCGTTCCGGCCCGTGGGCCGGATGCCGCTGCCGAAGATCCACATGCCGTTCAAGCTCCGCTTGAGCCCGCATCTGCCCGCGTCGCGCCGGAACACCGTCGAATGGGCCCGCAAGTTCGGGATGCTCGACGTTGTGCCGGGCGTCTTCGGCTCCGGTGTCTGGGACGAGCGCAGGCTCATCGGCTTCGATTTTCCCATCTGCGCCGCGGGCATTCACCCGGACGCGACCCCGCACGAGCTCGATCTGAGCTCGGGCTGGTTGACCTGGGGGACGTACGGCGACGATTATTTCCCCCTCGTCTTCGGCGCGACACGGGACATGGCGGGCGCGAAGCGATTCGTTGCCCGGCTCTCGCTGTTCATGCCCCTCGACTGCACGGGCGCCCCGGTGCCCGAGAACCCCATCGAGAGCAGCCTCCTGGATCTCTGGATTCGCACGGCGACCCCCATGTCGATGAACGCGCGGAAGACGCTCCGGCGCAGCATCGAGACCATGACCGAGAGCTGGCTCTGGGAGCTCCTGAACCAGGCCCAGAACCGGATCCCGGATCCGGTCGATTACGTCGAGATGCGCCGCAAGACGTTCGGCGCCGACCTCACGATGGGCCTGTCCAAGCTCACGCTCGGCGACGTGGTCCCGGCCGAGGTCTTCCGCACGCGCACGATGCGCAGCCTCGACAACACCACGGCCGACGTCGGCGGGTGGATCAACGACCTCTATTCGTACCGCAAGGAGATCGAGTTCGAGGGCGAGCTCTCGAATCTCGTGCTGGTCGTCGAGCGGTTCCTCGAATGCGACGCCCTGCACGCCAAGGAGGTCGTCAATGACCTGCTCACGGCGCGCATCGTGGAGTTCGAGCACATCGTCGCGACCGAGCTGCCCCGCATCCTCGACGAATTCAACCTCGAGAAGGAGGCCCGCGAGGCCGTGCTCGGGTATGTCGAGAAGCAGCGATTGTACATGGCCGGTGTCCTCAACTGGCACGTCGTGACGAGCCGGTATGTGGACGCGGAGCTCGAGCGCCACCCGATCGAACGGGCGATCGAGGGCGCGCGTGGGTTTGGCGCCTCTGCGGCGCGTATCAGCAGTTTCTTCGGCGCCGGAAAGGCCGGGGCCGTGGCTCCTGCTGCGAAGGCGGATCTTTCGATGGGTACGGCGCGGTCCGTGCCGGTGAAGCACGGGCGGTCGTAA
- a CDS encoding family 2B encapsulin nanocompartment shell protein: MSISGKSGSIDQQLTSLATAAARQLATTTKSAPQMQGISSRWLLKLLPWVHVNGVYRVNRRLSYAVGDGRVTFTNTGAKIQVIPQELCELPLLRGYEDIEVLTALANRFVQREYKPGEVITERGKEADHIALIAHGKINKIGAGKYGDETVLAVLADGDHYSYQALLETQDYWTFTAKAVTACTVLTLQQNVFEEVVAQYPSLKKHLDEFKALSTKKQDNTGEAAIEISAGHSGEPVLPGTFVDYETSPREYELSVAQTVLQIHTRVADLFNEPMNQTEQQLRLTIEALKERQEHELVNNHEFGLLHNADLKQRIHTRSGPPTPDDMDELLATVWREPTFFLAHPRAIAAFGQECSRLGIYPQSVEVNGNHVPAWRGVPIFPCNKIPVSETRTTSILLMRAGEKNQGVIGLHHAGIPDEVEPSLNVRFMGINEKAIISYLVSLYYSAAVLVPDALGVLESVEIGRAHE; this comes from the coding sequence ATGTCGATCTCAGGGAAGTCGGGTTCGATCGATCAGCAGCTCACGAGCCTCGCGACGGCGGCCGCAAGGCAGCTCGCGACGACGACGAAGTCGGCGCCGCAGATGCAGGGCATCTCGTCGCGGTGGCTGCTCAAGCTTTTGCCGTGGGTGCACGTCAACGGCGTGTACCGCGTGAACCGCCGCCTGAGCTACGCGGTGGGCGACGGTCGCGTGACGTTCACGAACACCGGCGCCAAGATCCAGGTCATCCCGCAGGAGCTCTGCGAGCTGCCGCTCCTCCGCGGGTACGAGGACATCGAGGTCCTCACGGCGCTGGCGAACCGCTTCGTGCAGCGTGAATACAAGCCCGGCGAGGTCATCACCGAGCGCGGCAAGGAGGCCGATCACATCGCCCTCATCGCGCACGGCAAGATCAACAAGATCGGCGCGGGCAAGTACGGCGACGAGACGGTCCTCGCGGTCCTCGCGGACGGCGACCATTACAGCTACCAGGCGCTCCTGGAGACGCAGGACTACTGGACGTTCACGGCCAAGGCGGTCACGGCGTGCACCGTCCTGACGCTCCAGCAGAACGTCTTCGAGGAGGTCGTCGCGCAGTACCCGTCGCTGAAGAAGCACCTCGACGAGTTCAAGGCGCTCTCCACGAAGAAGCAGGACAACACGGGCGAGGCGGCGATCGAGATCTCGGCGGGTCACTCCGGCGAGCCCGTCCTCCCCGGCACGTTCGTCGATTACGAGACCTCGCCCCGCGAGTACGAGCTCAGCGTGGCGCAGACCGTGCTCCAGATCCACACGCGCGTCGCGGATCTGTTCAACGAGCCGATGAACCAGACCGAGCAGCAGCTCCGTCTGACCATCGAGGCCCTGAAGGAGCGCCAGGAGCACGAGCTCGTCAACAACCACGAGTTCGGCCTCCTGCACAACGCCGACCTCAAGCAGCGCATCCACACCCGGAGCGGCCCGCCCACGCCGGACGACATGGACGAGCTTCTCGCCACGGTCTGGCGCGAGCCGACGTTCTTCCTCGCGCACCCGCGCGCCATTGCGGCGTTCGGCCAGGAGTGCAGCCGCCTCGGCATCTATCCGCAGAGCGTCGAGGTGAACGGCAATCACGTCCCGGCGTGGCGTGGCGTGCCGATCTTCCCCTGCAACAAGATCCCGGTCTCCGAGACGCGGACGACCTCGATCCTGCTCATGCGCGCCGGCGAGAAGAACCAGGGCGTCATCGGCCTGCACCACGCCGGCATTCCGGACGAGGTCGAGCCGAGCCTCAACGTGCGCTTCATGGGGATCAACGAGAAGGCCATCATCTCGTACCTCGTCAGCCTCTATTACTCGGCGGCCGTGCTGGTCCCCGACGCGCTCGGCGTTCTGGAGAGCGTCGAGATCGGTCGCGCCCACGAATGA
- a CDS encoding family 2B encapsulin nanocompartment shell protein — protein MANAEKPGNGNEVERSSLGTLGARKLATTTKSHPQMQGITPRWLLRMLPWVEVTGGTYRVNRRLSYAVGDGRLSFGNIGAKVQVIPQELCDLPLLQGFSDDAVLDALASRFIQREYKAGALIAERGKPAETVFLLAHGKAQKLGVGKYGDDTILDVLGDGDHFGDQSVVESNDVWTYSVKAVTPCIVLELPQRVFEEMITRSPALHAHVEALKERLKKPQDKLGQAAIAITAGHSGEPTLPGTFVDYETAPREYELNVAQTVLRLHSRVSDLFNDPMDQLEEQLRLTVNALRERQEYELINNRDFGLLHNADLKQRLHTRSGPPTPDDMDEILCRRRKSQFFLAHPRTIAAFHRECNRRGVLATSVEISGSKVAAWRGVPILPCDKIPIHEDDTSSILVMRTGQEHQGVIGLHRTGLPEEIEPGVSARKMGTDEKAIASYLVSTYFSAAVLVPDALGILENVQIGR, from the coding sequence ATGGCAAACGCCGAAAAACCTGGGAACGGGAACGAGGTCGAGCGTTCGAGCCTCGGGACGCTCGGAGCGCGGAAGCTCGCGACGACGACCAAGTCGCATCCGCAGATGCAGGGCATCACGCCCCGCTGGCTCTTGCGGATGTTGCCCTGGGTCGAGGTCACGGGCGGCACGTATCGTGTGAACCGCCGCCTGAGTTATGCCGTCGGCGACGGGCGGCTGAGCTTCGGCAACATCGGGGCGAAGGTGCAGGTGATTCCGCAGGAGCTCTGCGATTTGCCTCTCCTGCAAGGCTTTTCGGACGACGCCGTGCTCGACGCCCTGGCGAGCCGGTTCATCCAGCGGGAGTACAAGGCCGGCGCGCTGATCGCCGAGCGCGGAAAGCCCGCGGAGACCGTCTTCTTGCTCGCGCACGGAAAGGCCCAGAAGCTCGGCGTGGGCAAGTACGGCGACGACACGATCCTCGACGTGCTCGGGGACGGCGACCATTTCGGAGATCAGTCCGTCGTCGAGTCGAACGATGTCTGGACGTATTCGGTCAAGGCCGTCACGCCGTGCATCGTGCTCGAGCTCCCGCAGCGCGTGTTCGAGGAGATGATCACACGCTCCCCGGCGCTCCACGCGCATGTCGAAGCGCTCAAGGAGCGACTCAAGAAGCCGCAGGACAAACTCGGGCAGGCGGCGATCGCGATCACGGCCGGTCACAGCGGCGAGCCCACGCTGCCGGGGACGTTCGTCGATTACGAGACCGCCCCGCGTGAATACGAGCTCAACGTCGCGCAGACGGTCCTCCGGCTGCACTCGCGCGTCTCGGATCTCTTCAACGATCCGATGGATCAGCTCGAGGAGCAGCTCCGCCTGACCGTCAACGCCCTGCGCGAGCGGCAGGAATACGAGCTCATCAACAACCGTGATTTCGGCCTCCTGCACAACGCCGACCTCAAGCAGCGCCTCCATACGCGCAGCGGGCCCCCGACGCCCGACGACATGGACGAGATCCTCTGCCGGCGCCGCAAATCGCAATTTTTCCTGGCGCACCCGCGCACGATCGCCGCCTTCCACCGGGAGTGCAACCGCCGCGGGGTCCTCGCGACCAGCGTCGAGATCTCCGGCAGCAAGGTCGCGGCGTGGCGCGGCGTCCCGATCTTGCCTTGTGACAAGATCCCCATCCACGAGGACGACACGAGCTCCATCCTGGTCATGCGCACCGGGCAGGAGCATCAGGGCGTCATCGGCCTCCACCGCACGGGCCTGCCCGAGGAAATCGAGCCCGGCGTCTCGGCCCGCAAGATGGGCACCGACGAGAAGGCCATTGCTTCGTACCTCGTGAGCACGTATTTCTCTGCCGCGGTTCTCGTCCCTGACGCCCTCGGCATCCTGGAGAACGTCCAGATCGGGCGATAG
- a CDS encoding mechanosensitive ion channel family protein yields MTLHLDLLLHNLVALCIAIVMLMLLSELVVRVIHRAYAFVLRSPTLENVTADERKTFRSRVRRRALVWVALVGAALMAGAAFATYRGIRALDVAKSAFVGLVGDDPALAKMRLLTALGIAVGALLVDALARGLADGLGQAVARSKWLDKRREPVAEVTIRLRKALRLVILGAAAVLISEKSGLAPGTQRTVLLATYTLGAFYVSRLATGIGYLLLDVIFDNSTRLARLESPLRYLGNLSHLLGITKRVVDYCVYLTAATWVADALTPDTWLSQAGRVGIRIIAIFYASRVLVELAVLLINDLFLGKVAEENPQTLQQRKTLVPVALGFVRYAIYFSALVMGLREASIDPTPLLAGAGVIGVAIGFGAQTFVGDIVAGFFILFENLLLVGDLVEIGGIQGRVEEIGVRITKIRDELGVLHSIPNGEVRKVANHSRSYVNAVVDVHVPYEEDVPRVRALLTTIAEKEVEARTGAPPNVEVGVEELNEGSIVLRISARVPPGENKEMNDALRNRVVEALCKAQVGAPRPRKAVLIDSNLRVGPPPKREIEESAPVAPFSPAQDD; encoded by the coding sequence ATGACCCTGCACCTCGACCTGCTGCTTCACAACCTCGTCGCCCTGTGCATCGCGATCGTGATGCTCATGCTCCTCTCGGAGCTCGTGGTCAGGGTGATTCATCGGGCCTACGCCTTCGTCTTGCGCTCGCCGACGCTCGAGAACGTCACGGCCGACGAGCGCAAGACGTTCCGGAGCCGCGTGCGTCGTCGCGCGCTCGTATGGGTCGCGCTCGTCGGGGCCGCACTCATGGCGGGCGCGGCCTTCGCCACGTATCGCGGGATCCGCGCCCTCGACGTGGCGAAGAGCGCGTTCGTCGGGCTTGTCGGGGACGATCCCGCGCTCGCCAAGATGCGGCTCCTCACCGCGCTCGGTATCGCCGTGGGCGCGCTCCTCGTCGACGCCCTCGCCCGAGGGCTCGCCGACGGGCTGGGGCAGGCGGTCGCGCGCTCGAAGTGGCTCGACAAACGGCGCGAGCCGGTCGCCGAGGTCACGATACGCCTGCGCAAAGCGCTGCGCCTGGTCATCCTCGGCGCTGCCGCGGTCCTCATCTCCGAGAAGAGCGGGCTCGCGCCGGGGACACAGCGCACCGTCCTTCTCGCCACCTACACGCTGGGCGCGTTTTACGTCAGCCGCCTCGCGACGGGGATCGGATACCTCCTCCTCGACGTCATCTTCGACAACTCGACGCGGCTCGCCCGCCTCGAGAGTCCGCTCAGGTACCTTGGGAACCTGTCGCACCTGCTCGGGATCACAAAGCGGGTCGTCGATTATTGCGTCTACCTGACGGCGGCGACGTGGGTCGCGGACGCGCTCACCCCCGATACGTGGCTTTCCCAGGCGGGTCGGGTCGGAATCCGGATCATCGCGATCTTTTATGCGAGCCGGGTCCTCGTCGAGCTCGCCGTGCTGCTCATCAACGACCTCTTCCTCGGGAAGGTGGCCGAGGAGAACCCCCAGACGCTCCAGCAACGAAAGACCCTGGTCCCTGTGGCCCTGGGCTTCGTGCGGTATGCGATCTATTTCTCCGCCCTCGTGATGGGCCTGCGCGAGGCCTCGATCGATCCCACGCCGCTGCTCGCCGGCGCCGGCGTCATCGGCGTCGCCATTGGCTTTGGCGCGCAGACGTTCGTGGGTGACATCGTGGCCGGCTTCTTCATCCTCTTCGAGAACCTGCTTCTCGTTGGGGATCTCGTGGAGATCGGCGGCATCCAGGGGCGCGTGGAGGAGATCGGCGTTCGGATCACGAAGATCCGCGACGAGCTCGGCGTGCTTCATTCGATTCCGAACGGCGAGGTGCGCAAGGTCGCGAACCATTCACGCTCGTACGTGAACGCGGTGGTCGACGTGCACGTGCCTTATGAAGAGGATGTGCCGCGGGTGCGTGCGCTCCTCACGACCATCGCCGAAAAGGAGGTCGAGGCGCGGACGGGCGCACCTCCGAACGTGGAGGTCGGCGTGGAGGAGCTGAACGAGGGCTCGATCGTCCTGCGTATCAGCGCGCGCGTGCCGCCCGGCGAGAACAAGGAAATGAACGACGCGTTGCGCAACCGTGTCGTGGAGGCGCTTTGCAAAGCGCAGGTCGGCGCACCGCGCCCGCGTAAGGCCGTTCTTATCGACTCGAACCTCCGCGTGGGTCCCCCGCCCAAGCGAGAGATCGAGGAATCCGCGCCCGTCGCGCCTTTCTCTCCGGCGCAGGACGACTGA
- a CDS encoding aldo/keto reductase, producing MSLDRYYLLGRSGLRVSRLALGTMTFGTDGAWGAWGSTEETARAVFDRYLDAGGNFLDTADLYTRGTSETLLGKFIAERGARDRVVLTTKYTYGLDPGNPNAGGNGRKNMIRAVEASLRRLGTDYIDLYLLHTWDRLTPAEEVVRTFDDLVRAGKIRYAGLSDVPAWYAARAQTFAEAHALTPFINLQLQYSLVERHIEHEFVPLAQTLGMGITAWSPLGGGLLSGKYRPSQGRGEGEGRLTTNDAGSQLGLFTEHNWGVVAAVEKAAKELGRSMAQVALNWTATQPGIGSVILGATKLAQLEDNLAALDFEIPAELRKELDRASAHPRPFPYKMFGDAYQRQLHGGTAVGDKPVGYTPPVWTGNPAIAG from the coding sequence ATGTCTCTCGATCGCTACTATCTGCTGGGCCGCTCGGGGCTTCGTGTCAGCCGCCTGGCCCTCGGGACCATGACGTTCGGCACCGATGGAGCCTGGGGCGCGTGGGGTTCGACGGAAGAAACCGCCCGCGCCGTCTTCGACCGATATCTCGACGCAGGCGGCAACTTCCTCGACACCGCGGATCTCTACACGCGCGGGACGAGCGAGACCCTGCTCGGCAAGTTCATCGCCGAGCGCGGCGCGCGGGATCGGGTCGTTTTGACCACCAAGTACACGTACGGCCTCGACCCGGGCAACCCGAATGCCGGAGGAAACGGCCGCAAGAACATGATCCGCGCGGTGGAGGCGTCGCTCCGGCGGCTCGGGACCGATTACATCGATCTGTACCTCCTGCACACGTGGGACCGCCTCACGCCCGCCGAGGAGGTGGTGCGCACGTTCGACGACCTCGTGCGCGCCGGGAAGATCCGTTATGCCGGGCTGTCCGACGTGCCCGCATGGTATGCCGCGCGCGCGCAGACGTTCGCCGAGGCGCACGCGCTCACGCCGTTCATCAACCTGCAGCTCCAGTATTCGCTCGTGGAGCGCCACATCGAGCACGAATTCGTGCCACTCGCGCAGACGCTCGGAATGGGCATCACCGCGTGGAGCCCGCTCGGCGGGGGCCTGCTCTCCGGCAAATACCGGCCAAGCCAGGGGCGCGGCGAGGGCGAGGGGCGGCTCACGACGAACGATGCCGGCAGCCAGCTCGGGCTGTTCACGGAGCACAACTGGGGCGTCGTGGCGGCCGTGGAAAAGGCGGCGAAGGAGCTCGGCCGCAGCATGGCGCAGGTGGCGCTGAACTGGACGGCGACGCAGCCGGGCATCGGCTCGGTGATCCTGGGCGCGACGAAGCTCGCACAGCTCGAGGACAACCTCGCCGCGCTCGATTTCGAGATTCCGGCCGAGCTGCGCAAGGAGCTCGATCGAGCGAGCGCGCATCCGCGGCCGTTCCCCTACAAAATGTTCGGGGATGCCTACCAGAGGCAACTGCACGGCGGGACCGCCGTGGGCGACAAACCGGTCGGGTATACGCCGCCGGTGTGGACGGGAAATCCCGCTATCGCGGGCTGA
- a CDS encoding TetR/AcrR family transcriptional regulator — MARPKEFDRDEVVKRAMAVFWEKGYEATSTDDLLRAMGIGRQSMYDTFGDKHRLYLEALQRYQAESGAQLIERLQAGESSLLAIEQVLMAVAAETPAERARGCMYVSSIVELAQKDPEVASLARSGTILCETAFERIVREGKRKGEIPPCVDERKAGRFLLATVQGLRVMAKAGSTPETLRDIAAVALTSLKAR, encoded by the coding sequence ATGGCCCGCCCGAAGGAGTTCGACCGCGACGAGGTGGTGAAGCGGGCCATGGCCGTCTTCTGGGAGAAGGGGTACGAGGCGACCTCGACGGACGATCTCCTGCGCGCGATGGGCATCGGGCGACAGAGCATGTACGACACCTTCGGCGACAAACACCGGCTCTACCTCGAAGCGCTGCAGCGGTATCAGGCGGAGAGCGGCGCGCAGCTCATCGAGCGCCTGCAGGCCGGGGAATCATCGCTCCTGGCGATCGAGCAAGTCTTGATGGCCGTCGCCGCCGAGACGCCCGCCGAACGCGCGCGGGGATGCATGTACGTGAGCTCCATCGTGGAGCTCGCGCAGAAGGATCCGGAGGTCGCGTCGCTGGCGAGGTCCGGCACGATCCTCTGCGAGACCGCGTTCGAACGGATCGTGCGTGAAGGCAAGCGCAAGGGCGAGATCCCTCCCTGCGTCGACGAACGGAAAGCCGGGCGTTTCCTGCTCGCCACGGTGCAAGGCCTGCGGGTCATGGCGAAAGCCGGCTCCACCCCCGAGACCCTCCGCGACATCGCCGCCGTCGCGCTCACCTCCCTGAAAGCTCGGTAG